CGCCAGGAAAATCACCAGCACGGCGATGATGCTGTTCAGCAGGCGCTTACGCAGCTCAATCAGATGGCTGATGAGCGGTTGGGTATCTTCAACAGCCATGGTTACGATTTTTCACTCGGAGGTTGCGTAGGGGCTGCAGCAGCGGTGGCTTCCGGGAGAGGCTTCACCTGCGACTCAACGGCCGGTTCTACCGCCGCTGGTTCCGACGAAACCGTCTCCGTTGGTACCGCATCTGGCGCACTCGCCTGATGTGCCGCACTCGCTGGCGTCACGCCTTCGTGACTTTGCTGCTCATCCTTCACCAGCGGATTATGGATGGTGTGGGCTTCGTCACTGTTCTTTTCCGCATCGTGCTGGGTATAGGAACGCTTCATCGACTCGGCGGCCTGGCGCAGTTCGTCCATCGACGCCTTAAGTTCAGGCGTCAGATTGTCCATACTGGCTTTCTCGACCTTTTTCAGGCTGTCCTGCAGCTCCTGCAGCTTCAGTTCCTGAGCGAGTTCGTTCTGCACCGTGGTGGCGAGCGAACGCAGCGCACGCACCCAGCCAACAACTGTTTTGACCGCCACCGGTAAGCGCTGTGGACCCAGTACAATCAGGCCAATCACGAACACCAGCAGCAGTTCGCCGAAACCAATGTCGAACACGGCTTATACCTGCTCTTTATCGTTGCTTTTCGCTTCGTCTTTTTTCACGTCGCTCGGTTTTTCAGAGAGGGATTTCGCTGTGAAATCAGCATCCTTCTCACCCTTTTCGTTCTCTTTGCTGTCGTCGTCACTCATGGCTTTCTTGAAGCCCTTAATGGACGCGCCGAGATCTGAACCCAGAGAGCCCAGTTTCTTGGTGCCAAACAATAAAACAACGATAACAGCAATGATTAGCAATTGTGGCCAACTGATGCCCATACCTACTCCCTTATAAAGATGTTAAGGCAATGAGAACCGCTATTATACGGCAATCACCCGTTAATTCCGATTAAAGTTCAGGCAGAGCGCCGCCAGCCGATCAGCCAGACAACGATCCCCCCCGCCATCAGCCAGGCAGGCATAAAGTCCCACTCAGGCTTGTTGATCAGCAGCAGCGTGCCGCTCAGGATGAGCGTGGCGCCAATGCCGAACAGATAGCGCGACTGTCCCTGACGCACGTGATGGAGTTGCAGGTCGCGCTGAATTTTATCAACGCTGTGCTGTAATTGCTTGCCCTGGCGCAAACTGTTGTACACCAGTTCCGGCAATTCCGGCATTTTTTCCACCCAGAAGGGGGCTTTCTCTTTAAAAGCTCGAACCAGGGCAGGAATACCAACCTGATCTTTGATCCAGCTTTCCAGGAAAGGTTTCGCCGTTTTCCACAAATCGAGCTGCGGATAGAGCTGTCGGCCGACCCCTTCGACGTATAAAAGGGTCTTCTGCAGTAAAACCAGCTGTGGCTGAACTTCCATATTGAAACGGCGCGCGGTATTGAACAGGTTCAGCAGCACGTGGCCAAAGGAGATTTCTGCCAGCGGTTTCTCAAAGATAGGTTCACAAACGGTGCGGATCGCAAACTCGAACTCTTCAACGTTAGTGTCTGCCGGCACCCAACCTGAGTCTACGTGCAGCTCAGCCACTTTGCGGTAATCGCGGTTGAAGAAGGCGATAAAGTTTTCTGCCAGGTAGCGCTTGTCGTCTTTGTTCAATGAGCCAACGATACCGCAGTCGATACCAATGTATTTCGGATCTTCCGGGTGCTCATAGCTAACGAAGATATTGCCCGGATGCATGTCGGCATGGAAAAAGCTGTCGCGAAATACCTGCGTAAAGAAGACCTGCACGCCACGTTCGGCAAGCAGCTTCATGTTTGTGCCCTGCGCCTCGAGCGCAACGGTATCGGAGACCGGGATCCCGTAAATCCGCTCCATCACCATCATGTTCTCGCTGCAGTAGTCCGAATAGACTTCAGGCACATACAGCATCGGGCTATTGTCGAAGTTGCGGCGCAGCTGGATAGCGTTGGCGGCCTCACGCAGCAGATTAAGTTCATCTATCAGCGTTTTTTCGTACTCGCGCACCACTTCCATCGGGCGCAAACGACGGCCATCAGGCAGCAGGCGCGGCACCCAGCGGGCAAGGCGATAAATAAGCTTCATATCGGCCTTGATCACCGGCAGGATGTCAGGGCGGATCACCTTAATCACCACTTCTTTACCGCTCTCTTTCAGACGTGCAGTGTGCACCTGAGCGATAGAGGCAGAGGCCAGAGGCTTAATGTCAAAGTCGTCAAACCAGCTCTCGACGGGAATGCCGCCCATCGCCAGTTCAATCTGCTTTTTCGCCAGCTCGCCATCAAAAGGCGCCACTCTGTCCTGCAACATCGCCAGCTGGTCAGCGATGATCGGCGGGAAGAGATCGCGGCGGGTCGACAGCATCTGGCCGAATTTGATCCATACCGGCCCCAGCTCCTGCAAGGCCAGACGCAAACGCTCTCCAAGAGGTTTATCACGGTGGCGGTTTGGCATCCAGAACAGACAACGACGCCAAATGCGCAGCGGCAGCGTCAGGCGAATTTTTGGGATTAGCTCATCGAGACCATAGCTGAGGAAGATACGGACAATGAAATAAAGACGACGAAGTTCTCCTGGCGTCATTTGCCCTCCAGCTTGTCCAGCCGTTCGGAGAACGCATCCACCGAGCGAGCCAGCGCTGCGGTTTCCTCTTCGAACCAGGCGACTTCCAGTGAGCCTGGCGCCACGCGCCACTCTTCGGTAAGCGCTTCGCCCAGGTACTGCTGATTACGGGCAAAACCTTTCTTCAGCAGGTTACCGCCGCGGCGTGCCATTTTACTGAGGCTTTCAGAGGCAATGTCACCAATATAGGGCGCCAGCAATTCAGCAGGGTCAAACTCCGCAAGATCCATCAGCGATGCCAGATTTTGCACAACCTGAATGTCACCCTCAACCTCAAGCTCGCCGCTACGAATTAACGCGGTCAGCTGCTGACGGTCACGCAGCTTAGGCAAGGTACTAATGCGTGTCGTCACGCTGCAGTCCGCCTCACCTTCCCACTGGCTTAATACGTCCAGCTGCTGTTCACTAAACACCAGCACCAGCGGCGAAGAGAACTCCTTCAGGCTAACGCGCAACGTCTTACCCTGCAGGCGCTGACGCGCAGATTTCAGGCTACGGTCACGCCAGAGGAAGGTGTTCAGCACACCTTCAATTCCGGCGGTAATAAGCGGCATAAATGGCATCGCAGCTCCCTGGTTAGAATTTATAACCGCGGTGCAGGGCGACAATCCCACCGGTCATATTGTAAAAGGTGGTGTTTTCAAACCCTGCGTCTTCCATCATCCCTTTTAGCGTCTCCTGATCGGGATGCATACGAATGGACTCCGCC
This region of Cedecea lapagei genomic DNA includes:
- the tatB gene encoding Sec-independent protein translocase protein TatB, encoding MFDIGFGELLLVFVIGLIVLGPQRLPVAVKTVVGWVRALRSLATTVQNELAQELKLQELQDSLKKVEKASMDNLTPELKASMDELRQAAESMKRSYTQHDAEKNSDEAHTIHNPLVKDEQQSHEGVTPASAAHQASAPDAVPTETVSSEPAAVEPAVESQVKPLPEATAAAAPTQPPSEKS
- the tatA gene encoding Sec-independent protein translocase subunit TatA; this encodes MGISWPQLLIIAVIVVLLFGTKKLGSLGSDLGASIKGFKKAMSDDDSKENEKGEKDADFTAKSLSEKPSDVKKDEAKSNDKEQV
- the ubiB gene encoding ubiquinone biosynthesis regulatory protein kinase UbiB; its protein translation is MTPGELRRLYFIVRIFLSYGLDELIPKIRLTLPLRIWRRCLFWMPNRHRDKPLGERLRLALQELGPVWIKFGQMLSTRRDLFPPIIADQLAMLQDRVAPFDGELAKKQIELAMGGIPVESWFDDFDIKPLASASIAQVHTARLKESGKEVVIKVIRPDILPVIKADMKLIYRLARWVPRLLPDGRRLRPMEVVREYEKTLIDELNLLREAANAIQLRRNFDNSPMLYVPEVYSDYCSENMMVMERIYGIPVSDTVALEAQGTNMKLLAERGVQVFFTQVFRDSFFHADMHPGNIFVSYEHPEDPKYIGIDCGIVGSLNKDDKRYLAENFIAFFNRDYRKVAELHVDSGWVPADTNVEEFEFAIRTVCEPIFEKPLAEISFGHVLLNLFNTARRFNMEVQPQLVLLQKTLLYVEGVGRQLYPQLDLWKTAKPFLESWIKDQVGIPALVRAFKEKAPFWVEKMPELPELVYNSLRQGKQLQHSVDKIQRDLQLHHVRQGQSRYLFGIGATLILSGTLLLINKPEWDFMPAWLMAGGIVVWLIGWRRSA
- the ubiJ gene encoding ubiquinone biosynthesis protein UbiJ, with the translated sequence MPFMPLITAGIEGVLNTFLWRDRSLKSARQRLQGKTLRVSLKEFSSPLVLVFSEQQLDVLSQWEGEADCSVTTRISTLPKLRDRQQLTALIRSGELEVEGDIQVVQNLASLMDLAEFDPAELLAPYIGDIASESLSKMARRGGNLLKKGFARNQQYLGEALTEEWRVAPGSLEVAWFEEETAALARSVDAFSERLDKLEGK